Within Sphingobium sp. EP60837, the genomic segment TCGATCTGATGGCGCAGCCAGTTGAGAAGCCGCTCATTAGGCTCATAGGCGAGCGCTGCGAAGCGCAGCGTGCCGCCGAGGCGATCAGACTTTTCGATCAGGGTAACCTTCGCTCCCGCAAGGTCGAGACGCCGCGCCGCTTCCATGCCGCCAGGACCGCCGCCGACAATGACGACATGGCCGGGAACCTTCGCAGGCGACCAGTCCAAATCCTCATAGCCCGTTTCCGACCGCACGGCGCAGCGCACCTGCTCGCGCAGATAGGCGGTGCTGACGCAGGTGTAGCAATAGATGCAGGGGCGAATGTCGGCGATCCGTCCTTCCGTCAGCTTCAGGGGCAGATCCGGGTCAGCCAGCAGTTTGCGGCCCATCGCCAGGAAATCGAATTCCCCTTGAGCCAAGCCCTTCTCGCCGCGGTCGATTTCCACGCGGCCCGACGCAATGACGGGAATAGAAACCGCTTTCCGGATAGCTGCGGCTGCGGAAAGATGAGCAGCCGGCTCATGCGGGATGTTGGATGCGGAATGCAGCTTGCCCTGGCCTACATCATGATAAGCGGTGACGGTCAGTGCGTTCGCGCCTGCCGCCTCGACCATCGGAGCCAGTTCGATGGCATGTTCCAGCGTGATGCCGTTGTTCTTGCCGATCTCGCGCGAGTCGATCTTTACCCAGATCGGGAAGTCGGGACCGACCGCTGCACGTACCGCGCGCACAACCTCCAGCAGCAGGCGCGCGCGGCCCGCGACGTCGCCGCCATATTCATCCCCGCGCTTGTTGGTGGAAGGCGAAACGAAGGAAGAGAGGAGATAGCCGTGACCGCCGTGGATTTCCGCTCCGTCCATCCCCGCGCGCTTAGCCCGTACTGCCGCTTCAGCAAACTGGCGGACCGCCACGTCGATGTCGGCCTTCTCCAGCACCTTGACCTGCGGTACGACGCCTCCGGCGAAGGCGGCCATTTCTTCAGGCAGGAAATAGTCAGGAAAGTCCCCAACAAAGGCAGGCGGGTAGCCGGGCGCCCATAGCGGATGGCCCTCCTGCGCGCTATGGGTCGCGACCAGGCCGCCGTGGTGAAGCTGCGCGGCGATCCGGCCGCCTGCCGCATGGACGGCGTCCACCAGCCGGGTCAGGCCCGGCAGGAAGCGGTCATCGGATATGGCGGTCTGCTTCGGCTGCACTGCGCCGACGGGCCACGCGACGCCCGTCACGCCCATGACAATGAGACCCGCACCACCCCTCGCCTGCGCGACATGATAGTCGATCAGCCGCTGGCCTACCGTGCCGTCCTCTTCTGCAAGGCTGACACCCATGGCGGTGACGATGATTCGGTTGGGCAGGGTGAGTGTGCCGATCTGCCCTGGCGTCGTGAGAGAGGCGGCACCTGTACCCTGTCGGGGTTGAGTAAGGGCTGGGGCAGCGGTCATGACAATCTCCTAAATGCGCCACATGCGTATGGTCTGTGAGCGTTTTATCGCGCTATCGTCAGTTAGTCAGGCGAAAATGATAAGGATCGCGTAAATTTCTTACGCGCCTGTCACTGCTCCCATGGTTTTGGGACAGGTCCGCTCGCTGGCCTCATTTTACATCGGCAACAGGCACAAAAAAAGCGCGAGGCAACCTGATCGCCACCTCGCGCTTCATCTGTTCGCCGGAAGATCAGCCGATCTTGAGCGCAGCCACTTCGTCGGCCGACAGTTTCACCGAAGCCGCCTTCACGCTTTCCTCGATACGCGCCGGGCTGGACCCACCGAAGACCGGGATCACCTGCTGCGGCTGGTTCAGCAGATAGGCAAGCGCGACGTCCGAAACGCTCACGCCATGCTTGGCCGCAATGTTCTTCGCGGCGGCGAAGCGGTCCTTGTTGACCGGATTGTCGTAGAAGCCCTGAAGATGCTCAGGCACTTCGCCCTTTTCCATGAAGCCGAAATAGCCGCGGCTCTGCGCACAATAAGGGATGATAGCGAGGCCCGCATCCTTGAGCGCGCCGCCATGATCTTCGAAATACATCTGATAGCCCTGCGCCGTCGCATTCGCTTCGTTCGGCTTGGCGAGCCCCCAGAAAGGCTCGACGGCGACGAAGCCTGCCTTGTCGTTCGCCTTGGCATAATCATTGGCCTCCAGGACGCGTGCGTCGGTCCAGTTGGACGCGCCGAAATAGCGGATCTTCCCCGCATCCTTCTGCTCGTTCAGGAAGTCGATCAGTTCGGCCACCGGGGTTTCCGGATTGTCCATATGCAACCAGTAGAGATCGATCGTATCGACGCCCAGATGGTCCAAGCTTTCACTTAGGTCGCTGGCTACATCGGTGGGATTGACGCGGTTGCGATAGTCGCCGACGCGCATGTCGAAATGACCGCCCTTGGTGGCGACGACGACGTCTTCTCGCTTCTTACCCTTCAGCCAAGCGCCGATGGCGCGCTCGCTTGCGCCCTTCGGCGCGGTCGGCATCCAATCACCGTAGGAACGGGCGGTGTCCACGAAATTGCCGCCCAGTTCCAAGAATTTGTCGAGGATGGCGTTGCTGCGGTCCTGGTCGATGGACCAGCCGAGCATGTTGGTGCCGTAGCACAGGCTGCTGACCGAGAGGTCGGTATTGGCGAGCGTGACCTTTGAAAGCATGGCTAACTCCTGCATGGCGGCGTCGCTTGCTGCTGCAAGGACCTGCCGTGAATTTCCCGAGGGCTGGACTTCGCGTCACAGCGGGTGCGGACAGTTACGCAGCGGCCGAAGAAAAGGAAAGGGAATTGTGCAGATTCGCAGGCGTTCCGACATGGCGGGAATGCGCCCCGTTCAGTAGCTGCTGTTTATGACGCTGACCGTCGCACCCAATGTGGTGGAGGGTAGCGGGACGGACGCGGCATAGCGCCTGACGGGCGAACCGCTCATATCGTAGCGGACCTGCACCTTGAACAGGCCGGTGGCGTCCGCCTGCGCTTGAATATCCGGCGTTGCGCGCGATGACAGCAGCGATTACGCCGCCCAGTACCGCATATTCCACATTGGATTACGGCGAAAGGTCCAATATGGCGCAATCTCTCCGGATCGGCGCGGTTAGCCGCGTCCCTCAATGAGCCAGCAGCAGGGGAACATGGACCTCGCGCAGCATGCTGCGCGTCACGCCGCCGAACACCAGCTCCCGCAGGCGGCTGTGCCCAAAAGCGCCCATGACCATCCAATCCGGCTTCAATACGCCGATGGCGGCCTTCAGCGTCGCTTCAACCGTCCGCCCGTCCTGCGGCCAGCTATGGAATTGCGTCTTGATGCCATGGCGCGCCAGATATTCCGGCGCATCGGTCGCAGGGAAGGGATATTTGCCCGCTTCCTCCACAGTTACGACATGCACCTCTTCGGCTCGTTTCAGCAGGGGGAGGGATAGGCGCAGCGCCGTCGATGCCTCCTGCGATCCCTCCCAGGCGACCATTGCCCGGCCGGTGATCATCACTCCCCGCGCAAGCTGAGGCACCGCCAGCACCGGAGCACGCCCGCCAAGCGCCAGATCGGCGGCGATGTGCAATGGATCGCTCATCTCCCGCCGAGGACCTGAGGGTAATGTCACGATCAGCAGGTCACACAAGGTCGAGGCGGAAAGCAGTCCATGGACGATATCGCCATCCACCTGCCGCCAGTCCCAGCTGACGCCCTCGCGATGCAGCTGCTGTTCCAGCCGTGTCCGCATCCGCGCGTCGATATCGTGCAGTTCCGCCATCACGGCAGGAGCCATGGGCGCTCCACCATAAACCTCTGCCGCCATCAGACTGGGCATCGCCGTCACCTGGACGCAATGAATATGACCATCCGCCGCGCGAGCAATATCGCAGGCTGCCTGCAAGCGGCTTTCCATGCCGCTGTCGTCGTGGATGTGGAGCAGAATGGATGTCATCGCGCTCTCCATGTCCCAAGGAGGCAGATGAACAATATATCCTTTTTTGCCGTTCGCTGTGAGTCTGATTTACGTTATATATCCAAGGGCGGGTGTGGATGCCCTGTGCCGGACAAGGCGCAGCGGCGGACGGGGGTACACATCTTGACCAAAATCTTCCACTTTTCGAAGCTGCAGCAGGATTGTGCAGGCGTGACGGCGGCCGAATATGCGCTGCTGTTCGCTGTCATGGGCGGATTGATGATGGCTGCCACATGGCTGCTGGGCAACGCCGTCGGCAGTCAGATGAACAATCAGGTTGCTCTGTTCGCCTCCTCGGCAGGCACGGCATCCTCCAGTTCGGCGAGCAGCACCTCAAGCACGGGCGGCAGTTCCTCCACCAGCAGCAGCACCACCAGCACGAGCAGCACCAGTTCGTCGGCGGGGGGAACCAGCACCGGCAGCACCTCGACGGGCGGCGGCAACAGCAATGGTGGCGGGAACAGCAACGGCGGCGGTAATGGCAAGAAGCCCTGATCCTGAATAGCCAGCATCTGAGGGTTAATGGGTTTTACATCAGACCCGAAAAAGCGCACCATCCTGCACGTGGCGAGGGGGTAGCGCTATGGGCATGGATAATCCGATACGGCAGTTGCGGATGGACAGCACGGGGGCGTCGGCGGCGGAATATGCGCTGCTGCTTGCCATCCTTGGCGGTTCGATTGCGATCGGCGCGTGGATGCTGGGAGGTTCGGTCGCGGGCGCGGTCAGCAACAGCGCGCAGCAGATCGCCTATTATAGCGGCGGATCGGCATCCTCTTCGTCGTCGTCCTCATCCTCGACATCGTCCT encodes:
- a CDS encoding oxidoreductase, translated to MTAAPALTQPRQGTGAASLTTPGQIGTLTLPNRIIVTAMGVSLAEEDGTVGQRLIDYHVAQARGGAGLIVMGVTGVAWPVGAVQPKQTAISDDRFLPGLTRLVDAVHAAGGRIAAQLHHGGLVATHSAQEGHPLWAPGYPPAFVGDFPDYFLPEEMAAFAGGVVPQVKVLEKADIDVAVRQFAEAAVRAKRAGMDGAEIHGGHGYLLSSFVSPSTNKRGDEYGGDVAGRARLLLEVVRAVRAAVGPDFPIWVKIDSREIGKNNGITLEHAIELAPMVEAAGANALTVTAYHDVGQGKLHSASNIPHEPAAHLSAAAAIRKAVSIPVIASGRVEIDRGEKGLAQGEFDFLAMGRKLLADPDLPLKLTEGRIADIRPCIYCYTCVSTAYLREQVRCAVRSETGYEDLDWSPAKVPGHVVIVGGGPGGMEAARRLDLAGAKVTLIEKSDRLGGTLRFAALAYEPNERLLNWLRHQIDQSKVDVRLKTVATPDLIASLRPDKVIVATGAVRDMPPIPGNDQDFVLSGDDLRGMMLGEDSAEIRRKTSWSTRIATKLGAATGATANLELVRKATHAWMPLGKRVVIIGGELVGVELAEFLMERGREVTIVGEAAKFGGGLLLVRRMRLLAELREHGVAMFPGATSIRIGKNEVSFTSQSGEQQSVAADHVVVAMGAHGDSTLANALRAHGHDVVEVGDGTGVTYIEGAIRGAAEAVAAMGR
- a CDS encoding aldo/keto reductase; this encodes MLSKVTLANTDLSVSSLCYGTNMLGWSIDQDRSNAILDKFLELGGNFVDTARSYGDWMPTAPKGASERAIGAWLKGKKREDVVVATKGGHFDMRVGDYRNRVNPTDVASDLSESLDHLGVDTIDLYWLHMDNPETPVAELIDFLNEQKDAGKIRYFGASNWTDARVLEANDYAKANDKAGFVAVEPFWGLAKPNEANATAQGYQMYFEDHGGALKDAGLAIIPYCAQSRGYFGFMEKGEVPEHLQGFYDNPVNKDRFAAAKNIAAKHGVSVSDVALAYLLNQPQQVIPVFGGSSPARIEESVKAASVKLSADEVAALKIG
- a CDS encoding universal stress protein, which encodes MTSILLHIHDDSGMESRLQAACDIARAADGHIHCVQVTAMPSLMAAEVYGGAPMAPAVMAELHDIDARMRTRLEQQLHREGVSWDWRQVDGDIVHGLLSASTLCDLLIVTLPSGPRREMSDPLHIAADLALGGRAPVLAVPQLARGVMITGRAMVAWEGSQEASTALRLSLPLLKRAEEVHVVTVEEAGKYPFPATDAPEYLARHGIKTQFHSWPQDGRTVEATLKAAIGVLKPDWMVMGAFGHSRLRELVFGGVTRSMLREVHVPLLLAH